A DNA window from Phoenix dactylifera cultivar Barhee BC4 unplaced genomic scaffold, palm_55x_up_171113_PBpolish2nd_filt_p 000090F, whole genome shotgun sequence contains the following coding sequences:
- the LOC120104739 gene encoding B3 domain-containing protein Os04g0386900-like, with protein sequence MTDHSVCSSNTHRRHCKTPVAARSLSSQESTNRANLCPLSKSSKNGDNKVGHFAPFSSPSDPATIDEKDGTVPLSGKPYFACVMTKSQVQAPFQMTIPKNFWTLLPSACIPAVLCYRNKTWEMRYYGDRNLKRFDSGWKHFAVDNNLKVGDACVLELMDDKNLKFQVRILRGDIPREIAESGCSSDTPIMIE encoded by the exons ATG ACAGACCATTCAGTATGCAGTTCCAATACTCACCGCCGACACTGCAAAACTCCTGTGGCGGCACGCAGTCTCTCCTCCCAAGAATCAACTAATCGTGCCA ATCTATGCCCGCTATCCAAAAGCAGCAAGAATGGAGATAATAAAGTTGGACATTTTGCCCCCTTCTCAAGTCCATCAGATCCTGCTACAATTGATGAAAAGGATGGAACTGTCCCACTTTCAGGAAAGCCCTATTTTGCATGCGTTATGACAAAGTCTCAAGTGCAGGCCCCCTTTCAAATG ACGATTCCAAAGAATTTCTGGACGCTACTTCCATCTGCCTGCATTCCTGCAGTCCTCTGTTACCGAAACAAGACCTGGGAGATGAGATACTACGGTGATCGAAACTTGAAAAGATTTGATAGTGGATGGAAACATTTTGCAGTCGACAACAATCTAAAGGTTGGAGATGCTTGCGTTCTTGAACTAATGGACGATAAGAACTTGAAGTTTCAAGTTCGAATTCTCCGAGGAGACATCCCAAGAGAAATTGCTGAAAGTGGCTGCAGTTCTGACACTCCTATCATGATTGAATAG